The following proteins come from a genomic window of Triticum aestivum cultivar Chinese Spring chromosome 6A, IWGSC CS RefSeq v2.1, whole genome shotgun sequence:
- the LOC123131425 gene encoding uncharacterized protein translates to MQSTMQSTKSVSHHFTGGEIRAIHCDDFEEVCRQIADGNAVLATFFDGVGYEQLQYCQYYTAMPASVVAQLIADGEDVSAHVVLLVGVISEQGHRAYFALDLAGTAFCRQVGSAEGWRSLFNWNKKSQLGGYGKITADSAWFTNFFKVSRQNDHGLPPKLFVANHDPDDYLVDNIPTDLTITPQEEGDIILAARNRRYVFHGRYLRRRFRQLGY, encoded by the exons ATGCAGTCAACCATGCAGTCAACTAAAAGTGTGAGTCATCACTTCACTGGTGGTGAAATCCGGGCCATTCACTGTGATGATTTCGAGGAAGTTTGTCGGCAAATTGCTGATGGCAATGCTGTGCTTGCTACCTTCTTTGATGGTGTTGGATATGAACAACTGCAGTATTGTCAATACTACACAGCTATGCCTGCCTCTGTTGTGGCTCAACTTATTGCTGATGGGGAGGATGTTTCTGCTCATGTTGTTCTGCTAGTTGGAGTGATATCAGAACAGGGACATAGGGCTTACTTTGCACTAGATTTAGCAGGAACAGCCTTTTGCAGGCAGGTGGGAAGTGCTGAAGGGTGGCGATCTTTGTTCAACTGGAACAAAAAGAGTCAACTCGGAGGATATGGAAAAATCACCGCCGATAGTGCTTGGTTCACTAATTTCTTCAAGGTTTCTAGACAGAATGATCATGGGCTGCCTCCTAAACTCTTTG TTGCTAATCATGACCCTGATGATTATCTTGTGGATAACATACCGACTGATTTGACCATCACTCCACAAGAAGAAGGGGACATCATCCTTGCTGCACGTAACAGGCGGTATGTCTTTCATGGAAGGTACTTGAGGCGTCGTTTTCGTCAGTTAGGGTATTGA